A genomic stretch from Vicia villosa cultivar HV-30 ecotype Madison, WI unplaced genomic scaffold, Vvil1.0 ctg.002954F_1_1, whole genome shotgun sequence includes:
- the LOC131640133 gene encoding uncharacterized protein LOC131640133, producing MDAAQWWEYHGSCAPELQRLAMKVVSQTTSATNCERNWSTFSYIHTKTRNRLKYKKLHKLVFTHYNMKLRMRDKLRKSQEEIEANFDPINLDYIFQEDPLSHWIEERENPLLDGVQNAEWLPIVDTDDENVDDNSESNESGGCLSPPSGNSGDGGGNEMDNEGEGGSGGGEDEGEDDDQL from the exons ATGGATGCAG CTCAATGGTGGGAATACCATGGTTCATGCGCTCCTGAACTTCAACGTTTGGCTATGAAAGTTGTTAGTCAAACAACCTCTGCGACAAACTGTGAGAGGAATTGGAGTACATTTAGCTATATCCACACAAAGACAAGAAATAGATTGAAGTACAAAAAATTGCATAAGCTTGTCTTCACACATTACAACATGAAATTGAGAATGAGAGATAAATTAAGGAAGAGTCAGGAAGAAATAGAAGCAAATTTTGATCCGATAAATCTTGACTATATATTTCAAGAAGATCCATTATCTCATTGGATAGAAGAGAGGGAAAATCCATTATTGGATGGAGTTCAAAATGCAGAATGGTTGCCGATAGTTGATACAGAtgatgaaaatgttgatgataataGTGAATCTAATGAAAGTGGTGGTTGTTTAAGTCCACCAAGCGGTAATAGTGGTGATGGAGGTGGTAATGAAATGGATAATGAGGGTGAAGGAGGAAGTGGAGGCGGTGAAGATGAAGGAGAAGATGATGATCAATTATAA